The genomic stretch GAATCGGCGTGCACGCGCAGATCCTCGTCCGCGCACTGCATTCGCAGCTCCAGGCCGCGGCCGGCGGCCAGGGGGCGCAGCATGGACTCCGCCTGCTCCAGCAGATCGATGGCGAACAGGTCGGCGGTCTGCAGCGGCGCGTCCGTCGCCTCCAGCCGGCCGACATCCAGCAGGTCCTCCACCAGCCGGTGCACCTGCGTGGCCGATGCCTGGATGCCGGCGAGCGTTTCGCGCGCGTAGCTGTCCGCACGCGGCGGCATCAGGTGCAGCGCCATCTCCGCCCCCATCGCGATGCTCGCCAATGGGTTGCGCAGGTCGTGCGCGACGATGGACAGGATGCGCTCGCGCGCGGCGGTCGCCCGGCGCGCGTCCGCGAACAGGCGCGCGTTCTCCAAAGCCAGCGCGGCGCGGCCGGCAAGCTCCTCGGCCAGCGCCTGGTCTTCGCGCAGGTAGCGGCGCTCCGGGCTGAAGCTGATCATCGTCAGCGCGCCGATGACGCGGCCGCCCGCGCGCAGCGGGGTCGACACCAGCGACCGTGGCTCCACGCCCATGAAGGCTATCCCCGTCTCCCCGATCCGCGCGGGAAGGCGGGGCAGGGTGAGGGTGCGCGCGCGGCCCAGCAGCGGTGCCAGCGGGGAGCCGTTTTCCGCCAGCGCACGCAGACGCGCCTCCTCCGCCGGATCCGCGTGGGCGATGGCGCGAACCGACGTCCCATCTCCCTCGCCCAGCTCGATGACGCACAGGTCCGCCATGCGCGGCACCAGGATGCGCGCCAGCTGCTCCAGTGCGGTCGCGCTGTCCAGCGAGGCGCCCAGCGCGCGGCTCGCCTCGGACAGCAGCGTGGCGCGCAGGGCCGCGGTTTCCGCCACCAGGCGTGCGGCGCGCTGGCTCCGGTACAGGCGCCGCGTTTCCAGCAGGTTCTGCACGCGCAGCAGCACCTCGCCCACGTCGAACGGCTTGGTCAGGAAGTCGCGCGCGCCCTCGCCCAGCGCGCGGTCGCGCGCCTCGGAGGTGATGTCCGCGGTCAGCACGAGGACCGGGCGATAGTCGCCCGCGGGCGTCATCTCCCGAAGCTCGCGCAGCACCTCGAAGCCGCTCATCCGCGGCATGTGCAGGTCCAGCAGCACCAAGTCCGGCTCGTGCTCGCGCGCCAGTTCCACCGCGCGCAGCGGGTTCTGCGTGCGCAGCAGCGTTCCCACGCCG from Longimicrobium terrae encodes the following:
- a CDS encoding ATP-binding protein is translated as MNAQTPTLLLVDDEPANLDLLEAILGGAGVGTLLRTQNPLRAVELAREHEPDLVLLDLHMPRMSGFEVLRELREMTPAGDYRPVLVLTADITSEARDRALGEGARDFLTKPFDVGEVLLRVQNLLETRRLYRSQRAARLVAETAALRATLLSEASRALGASLDSATALEQLARILVPRMADLCVIELGEGDGTSVRAIAHADPAEEARLRALAENGSPLAPLLGRARTLTLPRLPARIGETGIAFMGVEPRSLVSTPLRAGGRVIGALTMISFSPERRYLREDQALAEELAGRAALALENARLFADARRATAARERILSIVAHDLRNPLASIAMGAEMALHLMPPRADSYARETLAGIQASATQVHRLVEDLLDVGRLEATDAPLQTADLFAIDLLEQAESMLRPLAAGRGLELRMQCADEDLRVHADSVRAIQVLSNLVGNAIKFTPSGGSITVRAEAAAGMVRLSVIDTGPGIPAEHLPHLFGAFWQADPADRRGAGLGLSIASALVSAHGGRMWVESEVDVGTTVHFTLPATGTPSSAADSMQYLVMERASPEPSRIEVTITG